In the genome of Variibacter gotjawalensis, one region contains:
- a CDS encoding mandelate racemase/muconate lactonizing enzyme family protein: MKIRSIKAVPISYRVPQGQNVTLGIGRAVKRDAVLVKVETDEGITGWGEAHHGRAPGAIARLIDTTISELVAGMDAFDAVGVWNRVYQMQLASHGMGAAAAMALSGLDIALWDIRGKAAGWPIYRLLAGAARPIRAYAGGISLGYQAPESLAEEAAGYVAQGYRAVKLRVGDSVKRDIARVEAVRERLGDEIDILVDANTGYSVADVRRVMPAYDACDVGWLEEPFPAHDYRSYAAGASLGNVPLAAGENHYTRFEFTRLIEEGAVGFVQPDLSKTGGLTESMRIAAMASAYKLSFNPHTSATGINMAVTIHALAAVDNAGYFEGDVAKHNPFRDEVGGIPYRIDQNGCVMPLEGPGLGLEIDEKFIAAHPLIDGPCYV; the protein is encoded by the coding sequence ATGAAAATCCGTAGCATCAAGGCGGTGCCGATCTCCTATCGCGTGCCGCAAGGACAGAACGTGACCCTCGGCATCGGCCGCGCCGTAAAGCGCGACGCCGTGCTCGTGAAGGTCGAGACCGACGAAGGGATCACGGGTTGGGGCGAGGCGCATCACGGCCGCGCGCCGGGCGCGATCGCGCGCCTGATCGACACGACGATCAGCGAACTCGTCGCCGGCATGGATGCGTTCGACGCGGTCGGCGTGTGGAATCGCGTCTATCAGATGCAGCTCGCGAGCCATGGCATGGGCGCGGCAGCCGCGATGGCGCTTTCGGGGCTCGATATCGCACTGTGGGATATTCGCGGCAAGGCTGCGGGGTGGCCGATTTATCGTCTGCTGGCGGGTGCAGCACGGCCGATCCGCGCCTATGCGGGCGGCATCTCGCTCGGCTATCAGGCGCCGGAGTCGCTCGCCGAAGAAGCCGCAGGCTATGTCGCGCAGGGTTATCGGGCCGTGAAGCTGCGCGTCGGCGACAGCGTGAAGCGCGATATCGCGCGTGTCGAAGCTGTGCGCGAAAGGCTCGGCGACGAGATCGATATTCTGGTCGATGCCAATACGGGCTATAGCGTCGCGGACGTGCGGCGTGTGATGCCGGCTTACGATGCGTGCGATGTCGGCTGGCTCGAAGAGCCGTTCCCGGCGCACGACTATCGCTCCTATGCGGCGGGCGCGAGCCTCGGCAATGTGCCGCTGGCGGCGGGCGAAAACCACTACACGCGCTTCGAATTCACGCGGCTGATCGAAGAAGGCGCGGTCGGGTTCGTTCAGCCGGATTTGTCGAAGACCGGCGGCCTCACCGAGTCGATGCGCATCGCCGCGATGGCGTCGGCTTATAAGCTGTCGTTCAATCCGCATACGTCGGCGACCGGCATCAATATGGCCGTGACGATCCACGCGCTCGCGGCTGTCGACAATGCCGGATATTTCGAAGGCGATGTCGCAAAACATAATCCGTTCCGCGATGAGGTCGGCGGCATTCCGTATCGCATCGATCAGAACGGCTGCGTGATGCCGCTCGAAGGCCCGGGCCTCGGTCTCGAGATCGACGAGAAGTTCATCGCGGCGCATCCGCTGATCGATGGGCCTTGCTACGTTTGA
- a CDS encoding hydroxyacid dehydrogenase — protein MAKILLTNGMHPEGEGLLRAAHELVIAPDVGADTLRKLAQDVDGIIVRAKLPDDIVDHAPKLKGMVRHGVGLDFIPVAAATKKKIAVANLPGSNTQAVAEHVIAAMFELRRGLYKADAAFRAKGWDAGRAETSGFGELGGSTLGIIGVGAIGSRVANIARNGFGMTVLGASRSNKSREGIENVSLEDLFRRSDAIAVTCALTDETRGLVSREMIALMKPTAIIVNVSRGPVIDTAALVAALRERRIGGAALDVFDVQPLPAEDPLFQTANVLLTPHAASFTATSVRLMGIGSAEEMLRILKGERPKNLVNPEILD, from the coding sequence ATGGCAAAAATTCTCCTGACCAACGGCATGCATCCGGAAGGCGAGGGGCTGCTTCGCGCAGCGCATGAGCTCGTGATCGCGCCGGATGTCGGCGCCGACACCTTGCGCAAGCTCGCGCAAGACGTCGACGGCATTATCGTGCGCGCAAAGCTGCCGGACGACATCGTCGATCATGCGCCGAAGTTGAAGGGCATGGTGCGCCACGGCGTCGGGCTCGATTTCATACCCGTGGCGGCAGCGACGAAGAAGAAGATCGCGGTCGCCAATCTGCCGGGCAGCAATACGCAAGCCGTCGCCGAGCATGTGATCGCGGCAATGTTCGAGCTACGGCGCGGGCTCTACAAGGCCGACGCGGCATTCCGCGCCAAGGGGTGGGATGCGGGCCGTGCCGAGACGAGCGGCTTTGGCGAGCTCGGAGGCTCGACACTCGGCATCATCGGCGTCGGCGCGATCGGCAGCCGCGTCGCGAATATCGCGCGCAACGGCTTCGGCATGACGGTGCTCGGCGCATCGCGCAGCAACAAATCGCGCGAAGGCATTGAGAATGTCTCGCTCGAAGACCTTTTCCGCCGCAGCGACGCGATTGCGGTGACGTGCGCGCTGACCGACGAGACGCGCGGACTTGTCAGCCGCGAGATGATCGCGCTGATGAAGCCGACTGCAATCATCGTCAACGTCTCGCGCGGCCCCGTGATCGACACGGCGGCGTTGGTTGCGGCGCTACGTGAGCGCCGCATCGGTGGTGCCGCGCTCGACGTCTTCGATGTGCAGCCGCTGCCGGCCGAAGACCCGCTGTTCCAGACCGCGAATGTTCTGCTGACGCCACACGCGGCATCGTTCACGGCGACCAGCGTGCGCCTGATGGGCATCGGTTCGGCCGAAGAGATGCTTCGCATCCTCAAGGGCGAGCGGCCGAAGAATCTCGTCAATCCCGAAATCCTCGACTGA
- a CDS encoding mandelate racemase/muconate lactonizing enzyme family protein has translation MSKIKKITAHVVSAPVQKPFTSSRGWLYSVRGTCLVEIETEDGIVGWGECYGPSAVAKSFIDTQLGPRVIGMDPFDVEVIWESLYNRIKDYGMTGMAISAISGIDIALWDIIGKETGKPIHKLIGGAFRTEVQAYATGLYFIDMNRLTEEAVEEAQKFVSEGFRAIKMKIGLGSAKRDYERVAAVRKAIGPDVRLMVDSNHCFSVPDAIRLGRKLEDLDIDWFEEPISPEDIDGYIEVTRALDMAVAGGENDFTRWGFRDKIVRKAMDIVQPDVCAAGGISECKKIAAMAITHGVECVPHAWGSAVGLAATLHFIAAIPDQPPSLFPRPPLLEFEQEENPFRDHLAKTPIRQKNGIVKIPDGPGLGIDVDRAVIEKYRKA, from the coding sequence ATGAGCAAGATCAAGAAAATCACGGCGCATGTCGTCAGTGCGCCGGTGCAGAAGCCTTTTACGTCGTCGCGCGGCTGGCTCTACAGCGTTCGAGGCACTTGCCTCGTCGAGATCGAGACCGAAGACGGGATCGTCGGCTGGGGCGAGTGCTATGGGCCGTCCGCTGTCGCGAAGAGCTTCATCGATACGCAGCTTGGCCCGCGCGTCATCGGCATGGACCCGTTCGACGTCGAGGTGATCTGGGAGAGCCTCTACAATCGCATCAAGGACTACGGCATGACCGGCATGGCGATCTCCGCCATTTCGGGCATCGACATCGCACTGTGGGACATCATCGGCAAGGAAACCGGCAAGCCGATCCATAAGCTGATCGGCGGCGCGTTCCGCACCGAGGTGCAGGCTTACGCAACGGGGCTCTATTTCATCGACATGAATCGCCTTACCGAAGAGGCGGTCGAGGAAGCGCAGAAATTCGTTTCGGAAGGTTTCCGCGCGATCAAGATGAAGATCGGTCTCGGCTCCGCGAAGCGCGATTACGAACGTGTCGCCGCCGTGCGCAAGGCCATTGGGCCGGATGTGCGGCTCATGGTCGATTCCAATCACTGCTTCTCGGTGCCGGACGCGATCCGTCTTGGCCGCAAGCTCGAAGACCTCGACATCGATTGGTTCGAGGAGCCGATCTCGCCCGAAGATATCGACGGCTATATCGAAGTCACGCGCGCGCTCGATATGGCGGTCGCTGGCGGCGAGAACGATTTCACGCGCTGGGGCTTCCGCGACAAGATCGTGCGCAAGGCGATGGATATCGTGCAGCCGGACGTCTGCGCGGCCGGTGGCATTTCGGAGTGTAAGAAGATCGCCGCCATGGCGATCACGCACGGCGTCGAATGCGTGCCGCATGCGTGGGGTTCCGCAGTCGGTCTTGCCGCGACGCTGCATTTCATCGCGGCGATTCCGGATCAGCCGCCGTCGCTTTTCCCGCGTCCGCCGCTGCTCGAATTCGAGCAAGAGGAAAACCCGTTCCGCGATCACCTCGCCAAAACCCCGATCCGCCAGAAGAACGGTATCGTCAAGATTCCAGACGGGCCGGGTCTCGGCATCGATGTCGATCGCGCCGTGATCGAGAAGTATCGGAAGGCGTGA
- a CDS encoding tripartite tricarboxylate transporter substrate binding protein, whose protein sequence is MLDRRQLMLGTAAAVAASATSASAQAYPNREVTLIVPWNAGGSNDIMARALQPLLKEQGISIIVENVAGATGTVGMRRVAAAAPDGYTIGMGTSSTLAVIAQGKTPLKNEDFTHLARISTDPLMLLVPAKGPHQTIEQFIAHMKQNPGKVSIGTPGTYNVNHIFAAMTAKAAGVEYTNVPYPGGAKVVGDLTGGHIQAGVLKPSETIAQIQDNLIKPLGVFANERLAVFPDVPTFKEKGIDVFPYGPIVQMAYLAGPANLPPEIRERIIGAFRKAMLDQRFKTFSDQNSFLVDDLTGKALDEEVGKVAKALKAVAEQVFPKEASN, encoded by the coding sequence ATGCTGGATCGTCGACAACTTATGCTGGGGACTGCGGCCGCTGTGGCGGCCAGTGCAACATCCGCTTCTGCTCAAGCTTATCCGAACCGCGAGGTCACGCTGATCGTGCCCTGGAACGCCGGCGGGTCTAACGACATCATGGCGCGCGCTCTGCAGCCGCTGCTGAAAGAGCAGGGCATCTCGATCATCGTCGAGAACGTCGCGGGTGCGACCGGGACCGTCGGTATGCGCCGTGTCGCGGCGGCAGCGCCGGACGGCTACACGATCGGCATGGGTACGTCGTCTACGCTCGCCGTCATCGCGCAGGGCAAGACGCCGCTGAAGAACGAAGACTTCACGCATCTCGCGCGCATTTCGACCGATCCGCTGATGCTGCTGGTGCCCGCGAAGGGCCCGCACCAGACGATCGAGCAATTCATCGCCCACATGAAGCAGAATCCCGGCAAGGTCTCGATCGGCACACCCGGCACTTACAACGTCAACCACATCTTCGCGGCGATGACGGCGAAAGCGGCCGGCGTCGAATACACGAACGTTCCATATCCGGGCGGCGCGAAAGTGGTCGGCGACCTCACGGGCGGACACATCCAGGCCGGCGTGCTGAAGCCCTCGGAGACCATCGCGCAGATTCAGGACAATCTGATCAAGCCGCTCGGCGTGTTCGCGAACGAGCGCCTTGCCGTGTTCCCGGATGTGCCGACGTTCAAGGAAAAGGGCATCGACGTTTTCCCGTACGGCCCGATCGTGCAGATGGCGTACCTCGCCGGACCCGCAAACCTTCCGCCGGAGATCCGCGAGCGCATCATCGGCGCATTCCGCAAAGCGATGTTGGACCAACGCTTCAAGACCTTCTCGGATCAGAACTCGTTCCTCGTCGACGATCTCACCGGCAAGGCGCTGGACGAAGAAGTCGGCAAGGTCGCGAAAGCGCTGAAGGCCGTTGCCGAACAGGTGTTCCCGAAGGAAGCCTCGAACTAA
- a CDS encoding GntR family transcriptional regulator codes for MRSSEATLRKIEREPLWDLAHDQLRGALLAGRFEPGRVLTLRYLAEMFGTSITPVRDAVTRLVAQGVLQQGARNAAVVPRLSSRELRDLTIVRCELEGRAAREAAAKASDSAIASLEKHLASMRRLIEAQDWPRYLDEHRGFHFDLYALADIPLLGEMIENLWLRCGPALSYVVPHYVLLLKGTDRHAAALTALRAKDAAGAEAAIVADIEEAARYLGTLADPSGHLSPPAA; via the coding sequence ATGCGGTCGAGCGAAGCCACCCTGCGGAAGATCGAACGTGAGCCCCTGTGGGATCTCGCGCACGATCAGCTGCGCGGCGCGCTGCTCGCCGGCCGTTTCGAGCCGGGCCGCGTCCTCACCCTGCGCTATCTTGCTGAAATGTTTGGCACTTCGATCACGCCAGTGCGCGATGCGGTGACACGATTGGTGGCGCAAGGGGTGTTGCAGCAAGGCGCCCGCAACGCTGCGGTCGTCCCTCGCCTGTCGTCCCGCGAGCTTCGCGATCTCACCATCGTGCGCTGCGAGCTTGAAGGCCGGGCGGCCCGTGAGGCCGCCGCCAAGGCAAGCGACAGCGCCATCGCGAGCCTCGAAAAGCACCTCGCCAGCATGCGCCGCCTGATCGAGGCGCAGGATTGGCCGCGCTACCTCGACGAGCATCGCGGCTTTCACTTCGACCTTTACGCGTTGGCCGACATCCCGTTGCTCGGCGAGATGATCGAGAATCTCTGGCTCCGCTGCGGCCCGGCTTTGTCGTACGTCGTGCCGCACTACGTGCTGCTACTCAAAGGCACGGACCGGCACGCCGCCGCACTCACGGCCCTCCGCGCAAAAGACGCGGCCGGCGCCGAAGCCGCGATCGTCGCCGACATCGAGGAAGCCGCGCGCTATCTCGGCACCCTCGCCGACCCATCCGGACATCTCTCACCACCGGCCGCCTAG
- a CDS encoding efflux RND transporter periplasmic adaptor subunit, whose amino-acid sequence MHVQWIRAFAAILVILFQLGNARAHEGHDHGPEAPAAPANVIPRGEARSDVFELVATAQNGNLVLFLDRAKNNEPILDATIDVETPEGPAKAEAQKDATYTLKAPWLAKGGHIDLIFTVTAGSDSDVLSLAIDVPNPSAESAAKRAGLRTADLLKLEILVPTGVGFLLGILVMIFGRRRSVAAAIVVGAMLVAPPARAHEGHDGAEPAAPAGASDRATRQPDGVIFVPKPVQRVFGLRTQETVRAPQHRALELPGRIIPDPAASGFVQTAIGGRLSPPEKGFPRLGSRVKKGDVVAYVTPPVQTVDVSDMRQRQGEIDQQIAIVERRVARYESLAPSGAVPRFQLEEAKLELQGLKDRRAALDKVRRDPEELIAPVDGIIAEGTPVAGQIAQSNSVIFQIVDPDKLWIEALSFEAIRDIVSASALSTNGKPMTLRFLGAGFTDRSQSVPVHFAINADTAALRAGQLLTVTVQTPDGREGIAIPRNAVVRASNGQHFVFEHVSAERFQPRAVRVEPLDAESVLILAGVEPGKRLVTLGAELLDQVR is encoded by the coding sequence ATGCATGTTCAGTGGATTCGCGCATTCGCGGCGATTCTCGTCATCCTTTTCCAGCTCGGCAACGCGCGAGCGCATGAAGGCCACGATCACGGCCCGGAAGCGCCGGCCGCGCCCGCGAACGTGATCCCGCGCGGCGAAGCGCGTTCGGATGTGTTCGAACTCGTAGCCACCGCGCAGAACGGCAACCTCGTCCTTTTCCTCGATCGCGCGAAGAACAACGAGCCGATCCTTGATGCAACGATCGATGTCGAAACGCCCGAAGGGCCGGCGAAAGCCGAAGCGCAGAAGGACGCGACCTACACGCTGAAAGCGCCGTGGCTCGCCAAAGGCGGCCACATCGACCTCATCTTCACGGTCACGGCCGGCAGCGACTCGGACGTTCTATCGCTCGCGATCGATGTTCCGAACCCGTCTGCCGAGTCCGCCGCCAAGCGCGCGGGCCTCCGCACCGCCGATCTCCTAAAACTTGAGATTCTCGTGCCCACCGGCGTCGGATTTCTCCTGGGCATCCTCGTGATGATCTTCGGCCGCCGCCGCAGCGTCGCGGCAGCTATCGTTGTCGGCGCGATGCTCGTCGCGCCACCGGCCCGCGCCCACGAAGGTCACGATGGCGCCGAACCCGCAGCTCCCGCCGGCGCGAGCGACCGCGCGACGCGTCAGCCCGACGGCGTCATCTTCGTGCCGAAGCCGGTGCAGCGCGTGTTCGGCTTGCGCACGCAGGAGACTGTCCGCGCGCCGCAGCATCGCGCTCTCGAACTACCGGGCCGCATCATTCCGGATCCGGCCGCCAGCGGTTTCGTGCAAACCGCCATCGGCGGCCGCTTGTCCCCTCCCGAGAAAGGCTTCCCGCGCCTCGGCAGTCGCGTGAAGAAAGGCGACGTCGTCGCCTACGTCACGCCGCCGGTGCAGACCGTCGACGTCTCCGATATGCGTCAGCGCCAGGGCGAGATCGATCAGCAGATCGCCATCGTCGAACGTCGCGTCGCGCGCTACGAGTCGCTCGCGCCGAGCGGCGCTGTCCCGCGCTTCCAGCTCGAAGAGGCAAAGCTCGAACTGCAAGGCCTGAAAGACCGCCGCGCCGCGCTCGACAAAGTGCGCCGTGACCCCGAGGAGCTGATCGCACCCGTCGACGGCATCATCGCAGAAGGAACGCCGGTCGCCGGACAAATCGCGCAGAGCAACTCGGTGATCTTCCAGATCGTCGATCCCGACAAACTCTGGATCGAAGCGCTGAGCTTCGAAGCGATCCGCGACATCGTCTCGGCCTCCGCGCTCTCGACGAACGGCAAGCCGATGACGCTTCGCTTCCTCGGCGCAGGCTTCACGGACCGCAGCCAGTCGGTGCCAGTCCACTTCGCGATCAACGCCGACACCGCAGCGCTGCGCGCCGGGCAGCTCCTCACCGTGACGGTGCAGACGCCGGATGGCCGCGAAGGCATCGCGATCCCGCGCAACGCAGTGGTACGCGCCAGCAACGGCCAACATTTCGTCTTCGAGCACGTGTCGGCCGAACGCTTTCAGCCGCGCGCTGTCCGCGTCGAGCCGCTCGATGCCGAGAGCGTCCTCATCCTCGCCGGCGTGGAGCCCGGAAAGCGCCTCGTGACTCTCGGCGCCGAACTGCTCGACCAGGTGCGCTGA
- a CDS encoding efflux RND transporter permease subunit, whose protein sequence is MFTFLVTQSLRNRVLVLALSAALMALGAFSISRLPVDVLPDLNKQTVTIMTEAEGLAPQEVELLVSFPIETQMNGVPGVTRVRSVSGVGLSFVYVEFDWSADVYRNRQLVNERLALIREQLPANVTPMLGPISSLMGQISMFAVTSDTASPMELRELADFTIRPRLMSIPGVAQVIPIGGEVRQYRVAPQPAAMRALGITFAELEQAIAQFGTNTGGGFTEFNAREYLIRNIGRTTSLDDLRSVVVAKTEGRPIFLRQIANVDYAARVKRGDAGYMGSPSVIVAVEKQPAVDTVALTKRIEAALNEMQPSLPYNAKVTNQVFRQANFIETSVKNVQTVLLEAGVVVAIVLFMFLLNWRTTFISLTAIPVSILTTAVVFYFAGLSINTMTLGGIAIAIGELVDDAVVDVENIFRRLRENREAGNPRSVFDVVVSASQEVRSGIVYATMIIVLVFVPLFALGGIEGRLFSPLGQAYIISILASLLVSITLTPVMAYYLLPGLKNLHEREGWLVRTLKRGYAAALDAVYGYGRAIVATTVVMVFFAAIGAFALPRAFLPPFNEGTFNILVQLNPGVSLAESSRVGAIAERLLLDLPEAKTIGRRTGRAELDEHAEGVHVNEFEMDLKPTERSKAEIIADIRNRLAVLPVSVNVGQPIAHRLDHMLSGIRSEIALKIFGDDLDVMRNQAEALREKLAKVPGLTDLQVERQVRVPQLEIRVDYARAALYGIQPATFIDQLSRLSNGRAVSRVVDGVKRFDVVMRLGDAQRNTQALSDLLIETPSGWIPARLIADIRETDGPNQILRENGRRRLVVLANTDGRTDVAKIVENIRQVLRDTKLPEGYVASLEGTFQAQEEAARTIGILSIISLSLIFAILYSRYKSAVLALIIMGSVPMALIGSVVALWLTGQPLSVASMVGFITLTGIATRNGILKISHIVNLHINERMPWGLALLTRGCLERMTPVLMTSLAAGVALIPLLVGADAAGKEILHPVAVTIFGGLISATILDAFVTPLLLLAFGRKPVERLRAFAETEAESKPNAQPATASY, encoded by the coding sequence ATGTTCACGTTCCTCGTCACCCAATCGCTGCGCAACCGCGTTCTTGTTCTCGCGCTTAGCGCCGCGCTGATGGCGCTCGGCGCTTTCAGCATCAGCCGCCTGCCTGTCGACGTGCTGCCGGACCTCAACAAGCAGACCGTCACCATCATGACGGAAGCCGAAGGCCTCGCGCCGCAAGAGGTCGAGTTGCTCGTCAGCTTCCCGATCGAGACGCAGATGAACGGCGTGCCGGGCGTCACGCGCGTGCGTTCGGTCTCCGGCGTCGGCCTTTCGTTCGTCTACGTCGAGTTCGATTGGAGCGCCGACGTCTATCGCAACCGGCAGCTGGTCAACGAACGCCTCGCGCTCATCCGCGAGCAGCTCCCCGCCAATGTCACGCCGATGCTCGGCCCGATCTCGTCCCTTATGGGGCAGATATCGATGTTCGCCGTGACGAGCGACACGGCAAGCCCAATGGAACTGCGCGAGCTTGCGGACTTCACGATCCGCCCGCGCCTCATGAGCATTCCGGGCGTCGCCCAGGTGATCCCGATCGGCGGCGAAGTCCGCCAGTATCGCGTTGCGCCGCAGCCTGCCGCGATGCGCGCGCTCGGCATCACCTTCGCGGAGCTCGAACAAGCGATCGCGCAGTTCGGCACCAACACGGGCGGCGGCTTTACGGAGTTCAATGCCCGCGAATATCTCATTCGCAATATCGGCCGCACGACGAGCCTCGACGACCTGCGTTCCGTCGTCGTCGCCAAGACCGAAGGCCGGCCGATCTTCCTGCGCCAAATCGCCAATGTCGATTATGCGGCGCGCGTGAAGCGCGGCGACGCCGGCTATATGGGCTCACCCTCCGTCATCGTCGCGGTCGAGAAGCAGCCCGCCGTCGACACGGTCGCGCTGACGAAACGCATCGAAGCCGCGCTCAACGAAATGCAGCCCAGCCTGCCTTACAACGCGAAAGTCACCAACCAGGTCTTCCGGCAGGCAAACTTCATCGAGACCTCGGTGAAGAATGTACAGACCGTGCTGCTCGAAGCCGGCGTCGTCGTCGCGATCGTGCTCTTCATGTTCCTCTTGAACTGGCGCACGACCTTCATCTCGCTGACCGCAATCCCGGTCTCGATCCTCACCACCGCGGTCGTGTTCTACTTCGCCGGGCTCTCGATCAACACGATGACGCTCGGCGGCATCGCGATCGCGATCGGCGAACTCGTTGACGACGCGGTGGTCGACGTCGAAAACATCTTCCGCCGCCTGCGCGAAAATCGCGAGGCCGGCAATCCGCGCTCGGTCTTCGACGTCGTCGTCAGCGCTTCGCAGGAGGTGCGATCCGGCATCGTCTACGCGACGATGATCATCGTGCTGGTCTTCGTGCCCCTGTTTGCACTCGGTGGCATCGAGGGCCGGCTCTTCTCGCCGCTTGGCCAGGCCTACATCATCTCGATCCTCGCGAGCTTGCTCGTGTCAATCACGCTCACGCCCGTGATGGCTTACTATCTGCTGCCGGGCCTCAAGAACCTGCACGAGCGCGAAGGCTGGCTCGTGCGCACGCTCAAGCGCGGTTACGCGGCGGCCCTCGACGCCGTCTACGGTTACGGCCGCGCCATCGTCGCAACGACGGTCGTGATGGTGTTCTTCGCCGCCATCGGCGCCTTCGCGCTGCCGCGCGCGTTCCTGCCGCCTTTCAACGAAGGCACCTTCAACATCCTGGTCCAGCTCAACCCCGGCGTTTCGCTCGCCGAGTCGAGCCGCGTCGGCGCCATCGCGGAACGCCTGCTCCTCGATCTCCCGGAGGCAAAGACGATCGGCCGCCGCACGGGCCGCGCCGAACTCGACGAGCATGCCGAGGGCGTCCACGTCAACGAATTCGAGATGGACCTGAAGCCGACCGAGCGCTCGAAAGCTGAGATCATCGCAGACATCCGCAACCGCCTGGCTGTCCTGCCGGTCAGCGTCAACGTCGGTCAGCCGATCGCGCATCGCCTCGACCACATGCTCTCCGGCATCCGCTCCGAAATCGCGCTGAAAATCTTCGGCGACGATCTCGACGTCATGCGCAACCAAGCCGAAGCTCTGCGCGAGAAACTCGCGAAAGTGCCCGGCCTCACCGATTTGCAGGTCGAACGCCAAGTTCGCGTGCCGCAACTCGAAATCCGCGTCGACTACGCACGCGCGGCACTCTACGGAATCCAACCCGCGACCTTCATCGATCAGCTCAGCCGCCTGTCGAACGGCCGCGCCGTCTCGCGCGTCGTCGACGGCGTCAAACGCTTCGATGTCGTGATGCGGCTCGGCGATGCGCAGCGCAACACGCAGGCGCTCAGCGATCTCTTGATCGAAACGCCATCCGGCTGGATTCCGGCGCGCCTTATCGCGGACATCCGCGAGACCGACGGGCCGAACCAGATCCTTCGCGAAAACGGACGGCGGCGCCTCGTTGTGCTCGCGAACACGGACGGCCGCACCGACGTCGCCAAGATCGTCGAGAATATCCGGCAGGTCCTGCGCGATACGAAACTGCCCGAAGGTTACGTCGCGAGTCTCGAAGGCACTTTTCAAGCGCAGGAGGAAGCCGCCCGCACGATCGGCATCCTGTCGATCATCTCGCTGTCGCTGATCTTCGCGATCCTCTACAGCCGCTATAAATCCGCCGTGCTCGCGCTGATCATCATGGGCAGCGTGCCGATGGCGCTGATCGGCTCGGTCGTTGCGCTCTGGCTCACCGGGCAACCGCTGTCCGTCGCCAGCATGGTCGGCTTCATCACGCTGACCGGCATCGCGACACGTAACGGCATCCTCAAGATCAGCCACATCGTCAACCTGCACATCAACGAGAGAATGCCGTGGGGCCTGGCGTTGCTGACGCGCGGCTGTCTCGAACGCATGACGCCGGTGCTGATGACATCGCTCGCCGCCGGTGTTGCGTTGATTCCACTGCTGGTCGGCGCGGACGCGGCCGGCAAGGAAATCTTGCATCCGGTCGCCGTGACGATCTTCGGCGGCCTCATCTCGGCAACGATCCTCGACGCCTTCGTCACGCCGCTGCTGTTGCTCGCCTTCGGCCGCAAGCCGGTCGAGCGCCTGCGCGCATTCGCGGAGACCGAAGCCGAAAGCAAACCTAACGCTCAACCCGCGACCGCTTCGTATTGA
- a CDS encoding extracellular solute-binding protein: protein MTHVRAATLALSAVAAFTSPALADVNLYTYREAKLIAPVLEAFTKDTGIKVNVVSASSGLEQRIATEGANSPADVVLTVDIGRLDEAKRLGITQPIKSEVLDKIIPANFRDADHAWYGISARARVLYVSKDRVPAGTTITYEELADPKWKGKICTRPGQHQYNNGLIAAYIAHYGVAEAEKWLTGLKANLAQKPAGGDREVARDILAGKCDIGIANTYYWALMNNADPEKKPWADATRVLLPIFKDTGGTHFNVSGVILARHAPNKADAMKFIEWLAGEHAQHVYADATYEYPLRAGIKVNPTIAGYGDVKPDSTPLSKIAAERKAAADLVDKVGFDK from the coding sequence ATGACGCACGTTCGCGCCGCCACGCTCGCGCTCAGCGCAGTAGCGGCTTTCACCTCGCCGGCTTTGGCGGACGTCAACCTTTACACGTATCGCGAAGCGAAGCTGATAGCGCCCGTGCTGGAAGCCTTCACGAAGGACACCGGCATCAAGGTCAACGTCGTCTCGGCAAGCTCGGGTCTCGAACAGCGTATCGCGACCGAAGGCGCGAACTCGCCGGCGGACGTCGTGCTCACGGTCGATATCGGCCGTCTCGATGAGGCGAAACGCCTCGGCATCACGCAGCCGATCAAGTCGGAAGTGCTCGACAAAATCATCCCGGCAAACTTCCGCGACGCCGATCACGCTTGGTACGGCATCTCGGCCCGCGCCCGCGTTCTTTACGTCTCGAAGGATCGCGTCCCGGCCGGCACCACCATCACATACGAAGAACTCGCCGACCCGAAGTGGAAGGGCAAGATCTGCACGCGCCCCGGCCAGCATCAGTACAACAACGGCTTGATCGCGGCTTACATCGCGCATTACGGCGTCGCCGAAGCCGAGAAGTGGCTCACAGGCCTCAAAGCCAATCTCGCGCAGAAGCCGGCCGGCGGCGACCGCGAAGTCGCCCGCGATATTCTCGCCGGCAAGTGCGATATCGGTATCGCGAACACCTACTACTGGGCGCTGATGAACAACGCCGACCCGGAGAAGAAGCCCTGGGCCGACGCGACCCGCGTGCTGCTTCCGATCTTCAAAGACACCGGCGGCACGCACTTCAACGTCTCGGGTGTTATCCTCGCGAGGCATGCGCCGAACAAGGCCGATGCGATGAAGTTCATCGAGTGGCTCGCCGGCGAACACGCTCAGCACGTCTACGCTGACGCGACCTACGAATATCCGCTGCGCGCCGGCATCAAGGTCAACCCGACCATCGCAGGCTACGGCGACGTGAAGCCGGATTCGACGCCGCTGTCGAAGATAGCAGCCGAGCGCAAAGCCGCTGCCGATCTCGTCGACAAGGTTGGCTTCGACAAATAA